GCTTCTCGCGCGCCAAGGTCGAAGCGACGGCCGCCTGGCTCGCCGAGCACGGGGTCGAGGCGTTGCCCTACCACGCCGGGATGAGCGCCGAGAGCCGCCGTGCCACGCTCGACCGGTTCCGCTCCGGCGAGGGCGTGGTGGTGGTGGCGACGGTCGCCTTCGGCATGGGAATCGACCGTCCGGACGTCCGCTTCGTCGCCCACCTCGACCTGCCGAAGAGTCTCGAGGCGTACCACCAGGAGACCGGCCGGGCGGGGCGCGACGGCGAGCCGGCCGACGCCTGGATGGCCTACGGTCTGCAGGACGTCTTCAATCTGCTCTTCCTCATCGATTCGTCGGAGAGCGAGCCGGCGCGCAAGCAGGTCGAGCGCCGCAAGCTCGACGCCCTGCTTGCCTATTGCGAGGTCACCGACTGTCGCCGGCAGGTGCTGCTGCGCTACTTCGGCGAGGAGCTGCCGGGCCCCTGCGGCAACTGCGACACCTGCCTCGAGCCGGTCGCCACCTTCGACGCGACGGTCGCGGCGCAGAAGGCGCTCTCGGCCGTCTACCGCACCGGTGAGCGCTTCGGCGCGCAGCATCTGGTCGACCTGCTGCGCGGCGAGACCACCGAGAAGATGACGCGTTTCGGACACGATTGCCTGCCCACGTTCGGCGTCGGCCAGGAGCTCGACGCCAAGGGCTGGCGCAACGTCTTCCGCCAACTCGTGGCGCGGGGGCTGCTCAAGGTCGACCTCGACGGGCACAACACGCTTTCGCTCACCCCGCGAGCCTGGCCGGTGCTGCGCGGCCAGGAGCGACTCCTGCTGCGGGAAGAGCGCAAGGTGACGAAGCGCGGCAAGCGGCGGCGTGGGGCGGCGTCGGGCGAGCCGGCGATCTTCGTCGACGAGCTTCGCTTCGAGGCGTTGCGCGCCTGGCGCAAGGAGACGGCGCAGGCCCACGGCGTGCCGCCCTACGTCGTCTTTCACGACGCGACGCTGCGTGAGCTCGCCGCCCGTGCCCCGGCGAGCCTTGCCGAGCTCGAGGAGGTGGCGGGCATCGGCGCCCGCAAGCTCGAGCGCTACGGCGCCGCGGTCCTGGCGATCCTCGCCTCCGCCGCCGAAACGAAGGGGTGAGCGCCCCCCCTCGTCCTCTCGATCGAACCGAGGGATCCGGGTGGGGGGCCTGACGCGAGGCCCGCGAGGAGCTGCCATGGCGCCCGCCCACCCCGGTCCCTCGCTCTCGCTCGGGACGACGACCTGGGGTGAGCGGCCGGAATTGCGTAGAGCGAGCTCGGTCGGCGCCGGGTGTAGCATCCTCCTCGGAACTCCTTTTTCGACCCTCACGGAGCACCTGACATGCCCTTCTGGCTCTGGCTGATTCTCGGTCTCGTCCTGCTCGCCGGCGAGCTGCTCACCCCGGGCGGGTTCTTCATCGTCTTCTTCGGCGTCGGCGCGCTGGTCGTCGGCCTGCTCGGTCTCGCCGGGGTGGTCATGCCCCTCTGGTTGCAGGGCGTGGCCTTCTCGGCCGTGTCGGTCCTCGCGCTGCTGCTCTTCCGCAAGCCGCTGCTCGGCCGCTTCTCCCCACCGCCGGCACGCAAGGTCGATCCGCTGGTCGGCGAGGAGGCGGTGACGCTCGAGGAGATCGGCGCCGGGCGGCTCGGCAAGGTCGAGCTGCGCGGCACGCCGTGGAACGCCCGCGCCACGAACGGCCGGGCGCTCGCCAAGGGGGTGCGCGTGCGCGTCGAGCGCGTCGAGGGTCTCACCGTATTCGTCGGTCGCGCCGAGTAGGCGCGCCGCCTTCCTGGAGGAACGATGGACATGGGCATCATCGCGGCGGTGGCCGTTCTCGCCTTCCTGGTTCTCGTCATCGTCGCCAAGTCGGCGATCGTCGTGCCGCAACAGAGCGCCTACATCGTCGAGCGGCTGGGCCGCTACGCCGGGACGCTCGACGCCGGCTTCCACATCCTGGTGCCGTTCGTCGACGTGATCCGCTACCGGCAGTCGCTCAAGGAGATGGCGCTCGACATCCCCGAGCAGGTATGCATCACGCGCGACAACGTCCAGGTGTCGGTCGACGGGGTGATCTTCCTCAAGGTGCTCAACGCCGAGCGTGCCTCCTACGGCATCCACGACTTCTACTTCGCCATCACCCAGCTCGCCCAGACGACGCTGCGCAGCGAGGTCG
This genomic window from Holophagales bacterium contains:
- the recQ gene encoding DNA helicase RecQ → MTLLATDDPLAEARATLRRVFGFPDFRGAQADVVQALLAGEDALVLWPTGGGKSLCYQLPAILRPGTGVVVSPLIALMQDQVAALLEAGVAAAALHSNLDGREAAEIERRLLAGELDLLYVAPERLLTPRCLDLLARTPLALFAIDEAHCVSQWGHDFRPEYLGLDLLPERFPGVPRLALTATADPPTRREILSRLKLEQARVFVASFDRPNLRYRVVDKGEDPRRQLLAFLEEEHSGHAGIVYRFSRAKVEATAAWLAEHGVEALPYHAGMSAESRRATLDRFRSGEGVVVVATVAFGMGIDRPDVRFVAHLDLPKSLEAYHQETGRAGRDGEPADAWMAYGLQDVFNLLFLIDSSESEPARKQVERRKLDALLAYCEVTDCRRQVLLRYFGEELPGPCGNCDTCLEPVATFDATVAAQKALSAVYRTGERFGAQHLVDLLRGETTEKMTRFGHDCLPTFGVGQELDAKGWRNVFRQLVARGLLKVDLDGHNTLSLTPRAWPVLRGQERLLLREERKVTKRGKRRRGAASGEPAIFVDELRFEALRAWRKETAQAHGVPPYVVFHDATLRELAARAPASLAELEEVAGIGARKLERYGAAVLAILASAAETKG
- a CDS encoding NfeD family protein, with the translated sequence MPFWLWLILGLVLLAGELLTPGGFFIVFFGVGALVVGLLGLAGVVMPLWLQGVAFSAVSVLALLLFRKPLLGRFSPPPARKVDPLVGEEAVTLEEIGAGRLGKVELRGTPWNARATNGRALAKGVRVRVERVEGLTVFVGRAE